Proteins from a genomic interval of Microbacterium phyllosphaerae:
- a CDS encoding type II toxin-antitoxin system RelE family toxin: MTRFRIEFTTAAAREIRKLEPQIRRRILSGVTDLERDPRPHGCRKLAGYDNAWRIRVGDYRVLYEVLDEQVLVTVVRVAHRRTVYDI, translated from the coding sequence GTGACGCGCTTTCGGATCGAGTTCACCACTGCCGCTGCCAGAGAGATCCGCAAGCTCGAACCGCAGATCCGCCGACGGATACTCAGTGGGGTGACCGATCTCGAGCGCGACCCCCGTCCGCACGGATGCCGCAAGCTGGCCGGGTACGACAACGCCTGGAGAATACGAGTCGGCGACTATCGAGTGCTCTACGAGGTCCTCGACGAGCAGGTGCTCGTGACGGTCGTCCGAGTCGCGCACCGACGCACCGTCTACGACATCTGA
- a CDS encoding response regulator transcription factor — protein sequence MIRLVIADDHPIVRAGLTALFSLEPDLEVVAEAGTPDEAVACAERENPDVVLMDLQFGSQSQATGVDATRRIRALEAPPYVLVLTNYDSDADILGAVEAGASGYLLKDAPPHELTAAVRAAAAGESALAPVIASRLLDRMRAPRVSLSSREIEVLELVAAGRSNSEVAEELFVSETTVKSHLAHIFSKLDVSSRTAAVSAARQKGILR from the coding sequence ATGATCCGCCTCGTCATCGCCGACGACCACCCCATCGTCCGCGCCGGGCTCACAGCCCTGTTCAGCCTCGAGCCGGATCTCGAGGTGGTCGCTGAGGCGGGCACCCCCGATGAGGCCGTCGCCTGCGCCGAGCGCGAGAATCCCGACGTCGTGCTGATGGACCTGCAGTTCGGTTCCCAGTCGCAGGCCACGGGCGTGGACGCGACGCGACGCATCCGTGCGCTCGAGGCTCCTCCCTACGTGCTCGTGCTCACCAACTACGACTCGGATGCCGACATCCTCGGCGCCGTCGAGGCCGGTGCGAGCGGCTATCTGCTGAAAGACGCCCCACCGCACGAGCTGACGGCCGCCGTGCGCGCGGCAGCCGCAGGAGAGAGCGCGCTCGCGCCGGTGATCGCCTCCCGCCTGCTCGATCGCATGCGCGCGCCGCGCGTCAGCCTCAGCAGCCGCGAGATCGAGGTGCTCGAACTCGTCGCCGCCGGGCGATCGAACAGCGAGGTGGCTGAGGAGCTCTTCGTCAGCGAGACGACCGTGAAGTCGCACCTCGCGCACATCTTCTCGAAGCTCGACGTCAGCTCACGCACCGCCGCGGTCTCGGCGGCGCGGCAGAAGGGCATCCTCCGCTGA
- a CDS encoding sensor histidine kinase: MAHTALTPVFVGLRTGLHVLFFALTGVVIARAVLDPSDSSVAAIVLAVVVAATYASGLLLTRLSRGRRVMSLIWLALLSAEWLGLLWLSADAAYLVFPLFFLFLHLLGRWAGSAAILVATIVAVCALGIHGGWSVGGVVGPFVGAGVALLIGLGYQALAKEAQQREALVSELLATRGQLAAREHESGVLAERARLAREIHDTLAQGLSSIQMLLHAAERADDTRPGIEHIRLARETAAANLVEARRFIRELTPPQLDDQTLGGALRRLARTQWATQGLDVQVRVSDTIVLPMHLQTALLRITQGAIANVIQHAHATTATVTISIDGDRLHFTVDDDGTGFDAELPEPGTAEKSDSFGLRATAERVQQLGGRLEINTASGRGTTLTVDLPLTEFA, encoded by the coding sequence ATGGCGCATACCGCTCTGACCCCGGTGTTCGTGGGTCTGCGGACGGGTCTTCACGTTCTCTTCTTCGCCCTGACGGGAGTCGTCATCGCCCGTGCGGTGCTCGACCCGTCGGATTCGAGCGTCGCCGCGATCGTCCTCGCCGTGGTCGTCGCCGCGACCTACGCGTCCGGACTGCTGCTCACCCGTCTCTCCCGTGGACGACGGGTGATGTCGCTGATCTGGTTGGCCCTGCTCTCGGCAGAGTGGCTGGGGTTGCTCTGGCTGAGCGCCGATGCCGCCTACCTCGTCTTCCCTCTCTTCTTCCTGTTCCTCCACCTTCTCGGGCGCTGGGCGGGATCCGCCGCGATCCTTGTGGCGACGATCGTCGCGGTCTGCGCGCTCGGCATCCACGGCGGGTGGAGCGTCGGCGGGGTCGTCGGCCCGTTCGTCGGCGCCGGCGTCGCCCTCCTGATCGGCCTCGGCTATCAGGCTCTGGCGAAGGAGGCCCAGCAACGCGAAGCACTGGTCAGTGAGCTGCTCGCGACCCGCGGACAGCTCGCCGCACGGGAGCACGAGTCCGGCGTCCTCGCAGAGCGCGCCCGCCTCGCCCGTGAGATCCACGACACGCTCGCGCAAGGACTCTCCAGCATCCAGATGCTGCTGCATGCCGCGGAACGGGCCGATGACACACGCCCGGGGATCGAGCACATCCGGCTCGCCCGCGAGACGGCAGCCGCGAACCTCGTCGAGGCGCGGCGGTTCATCCGCGAGCTGACGCCTCCTCAGCTCGACGACCAGACCCTCGGTGGGGCACTGCGTCGACTGGCCCGCACGCAGTGGGCGACGCAGGGACTCGACGTGCAGGTGCGGGTCTCCGACACGATCGTCCTGCCCATGCATCTGCAGACGGCGCTGCTGCGCATCACTCAGGGCGCGATCGCCAATGTCATCCAGCACGCTCACGCCACGACGGCGACGGTCACGATCAGCATCGACGGCGACCGCCTCCACTTCACCGTCGATGATGACGGCACCGGCTTCGATGCGGAGCTCCCCGAGCCGGGGACCGCCGAGAAGTCCGATTCCTTCGGTCTGCGTGCCACCGCCGAGCGGGTGCAGCAGCTGGGCGGGAGGCTCGAGATCAACACCGCGTCGGGGCGCGGAACGACACTCACGGTCGACCTCCCGCTCACGGAGTTCGCATGA
- a CDS encoding FtsX-like permease family protein: MFVALRDLRFAKGRFILIGSVVALITLLVGFLSGLTGGLAIQNVSGVLALPADRIVFSAPSGGDGAASFADSSITEQQAKDWASTDGVTDARPLGISQTRAETDDARAAIAVFGVEPGFDASAPSGDGRLRLSVPAADALAVKVGDQIEIAGVSYDVETIEGDAWYSHTPVVQMTLHDWQAYSASTGNPDAYATVLAVSGAPDWDAADAANDTISETTLGSLTALSAFRSEIGSLLLMVAMLFGISGLVIGAFFTVWTMQRKGDVAVLKALGASTRSLIRDALGQALIVLLVGIGVGLGLVVVLGLLAGTALPFLLSPITTILPGGIMIALGLAGAAFALRSVTSADPLTALGSNR; encoded by the coding sequence ATGTTCGTCGCGTTACGCGATCTTCGCTTCGCCAAGGGGCGATTCATCCTCATCGGCTCCGTCGTCGCCCTCATCACCCTTCTCGTCGGGTTCCTCAGCGGCCTGACGGGTGGCCTCGCCATCCAGAACGTCTCGGGCGTGCTCGCACTGCCTGCGGACCGCATCGTGTTCTCCGCCCCCTCGGGTGGCGACGGCGCGGCGAGCTTCGCGGACTCCTCGATCACCGAGCAGCAGGCGAAGGACTGGGCGTCGACGGATGGCGTGACCGACGCGCGCCCCCTCGGCATCAGCCAGACCCGCGCGGAGACCGACGACGCCCGTGCCGCGATCGCCGTGTTCGGCGTGGAACCCGGCTTCGACGCGAGTGCGCCCTCCGGGGACGGTCGGCTGCGCCTGTCGGTTCCCGCCGCAGATGCGCTCGCCGTGAAGGTCGGCGATCAGATCGAGATCGCCGGCGTCTCCTACGACGTCGAGACGATCGAGGGAGACGCCTGGTACAGCCATACGCCGGTCGTGCAGATGACCCTGCACGACTGGCAGGCGTACTCGGCATCCACCGGCAACCCTGACGCCTACGCCACGGTCCTCGCCGTCTCCGGCGCCCCCGACTGGGATGCCGCGGATGCAGCGAACGACACGATCTCCGAGACGACCCTCGGATCTCTGACGGCGCTGAGCGCCTTCCGTTCCGAGATCGGTTCGCTCCTGCTCATGGTGGCCATGCTGTTCGGCATCTCGGGACTCGTCATCGGGGCGTTCTTCACCGTCTGGACCATGCAGCGAAAGGGCGACGTCGCCGTCCTCAAGGCGCTCGGCGCGAGCACGCGCTCCCTGATCCGCGATGCGTTGGGCCAGGCGCTGATCGTGCTGCTGGTGGGCATCGGCGTCGGTCTGGGGCTGGTCGTGGTGCTCGGCCTGCTCGCCGGCACCGCCCTCCCGTTCCTGCTGAGCCCGATCACGACCATCCTTCCTGGGGGCATCATGATCGCCCTCGGCCTCGCAGGCGCCGCTTTCGCCCTGCGCTCCGTCACCTCCGCCGACCCCCTCACCGCCCTCGGGAGCAACCGATGA